A genome region from Sus scrofa isolate TJ Tabasco breed Duroc unplaced genomic scaffold, Sscrofa11.1 Contig1206, whole genome shotgun sequence includes the following:
- the SOHLH1 gene encoding LOW QUALITY PROTEIN: spermatogenesis- and oogenesis-specific basic helix-loop-helix-containing protein 1 (The sequence of the model RefSeq protein was modified relative to this genomic sequence to represent the inferred CDS: inserted 1 base in 1 codon), protein MASGAPELGAGVCSHSSLSGAQFCCEDPGRGSAWAKAAAVAQGPGPFLPRNVLSERERRRRISLSCERLRALLPQFDGRREDMASILEMSVQFLRLAGGPVPGREQHAVFGSSKEMWHKWPKDVLQLALGNQVPAGAADLDVEIASVTMQQTPLSCAAAGVDEGQVQDGLPVLSEPASLLPRSPGRHPCKALRLSPVWPPCSRQPPSPLVSEEPQSCLGQVGPPAQESDVAVTPGSRSMSDCDVGDGASFLLTSGPDWWLGSLEGRGTSATSQIPARSSLLDRAEPGFLGDSEPGSQDPQXGPLEPWGSDVSCPSSALRDEVDGIFPDFFAY, encoded by the exons ATGGCGTCCGGGGCTCCCGAGCTTGGTGCTGGGGTGTGCAG CCACTCTTCCTTATCTGGCGCCCAGTTCTGCTGCGAGGACCCCGGCCGGGGCTCGGCCTGGGCCAAGGCCGCTGCGGTGGCCCAGGGCCCGGGCCCCTTCCTCCCGCGGAACGTGCTCAGCGAGAGGGAGCGCAG GAGGCGGATCTCCTTGAGCTGCGAACGCCTGCGGGCCCTGCTCCCCCAGTTCGACGGCCGGCGGGAGGACATGGCGTCCATCCTGGAGATGTCAGTGCAGTTCCTCCGGCTCGCCGGCGGCCCAGTGCCCGGCCGGGAGCAGCACGCC GTTTTTGGTTCCTCCAAGGAGATGTGGCACAAGTGGCCGAAGGATGTTTTGCAGCTGGCCCTGGGGAATCAGGTCCCAGCAGGTGCAGCAGACCTCGACGTGGAAATAGCCAGCGTGACCAT GCAACAGACTCCTCTGAGCTGTGCAGCTGCGGGTGTGGACGAGGGCCAGGTGCAGGACGGGCTGCCGGTCCTCTCTG AGCCTGCCAGCCTGCTGCCCCGGTCCCCAGGCCGGCATCCCTGCAAGGCCCTGAGGCTGTCCCCAGTGTGGCCTCCCTGCTCGCGGCAGCCACCCTCCCCCCTGGTGAGCGAGGAGCCTCAGAGCTGCCTGGGCCAGGTTGGGCCCCCAGCGCAGGAGAGTGACGTGGCCGTGACGCCGGGCTCCAG GTCCATGTCAGACTGTGACGTAGGAGACGGGGCGTCCTTTCTGCTGACCTCTGGTCCCGACTGGTGGTTGG GGTCCCTGGAGGGCAGAGGCACCAGTGCCACTTCTCAGATCCCTGCCAGGAGCAGCCTGCTGGACAGGGCAGAACCGGGCTTTCTGGGAGACTCCGAGCCTGGCTCCCAGGACCCCC GCGGCCCCCTGGAGCCGTGGGGCTCAGACGTGAGCTGCCCCAGCTCGGCCTTGCGGGACGAGGTGGACGGCATCTTTCCTGACTTCTTTGCCTACTGA